The Psychrobacillus sp. FSL K6-4046 DNA window ATACCAGCGCCGCCAGAAGTATCAGAACCTGCAATTGTTAATGTTTTTTTAATAGACATGTAAAAGTTCTCCTTTTGCGTGAAAGTTATTTCATTAATTGTATCAGATAGATATGAAAATTCAATTACGGCAGCTTTGGAGCAGTCCAAAGCTTGAACACTATAAAAGCAAATGTGATTGAAACGAAAAGAGTTATCGTCCCGCCAATATAAATGTTATTTATATAAAGTGAGATAGTTAAGTAAACAAGGATTCCTATAAAAAATATAGTTCCTAGTAAAAAGCAACCGAAACCCATACTCGTTGCCTTTGGTGGAACATCGTTTTTTACAGCTGCATTCTCCAGTTTTTTTAGTTTTTCTCGAAATTCAAAATTTGCCATATGCAATTCCCCTTTTTACCATCGTATCATTGGGCGGAATAGTTGTTAATAGGGAAACTTTTCGATACTGTAAACGTAGTAGTTTAATAGAAGGAGAGGGATGAGGATGAAACAAGATGACAAGATTCGAGAAATGGAAAAGCTATTAAAAGAATTGAAAGCTCAAAATGAGGAAAGTGCTGCTACCATCGTAGAAGATTCTCCTAGGCGAGGAGGGTTAAACCTCTGGAGGATGCCATTATTTTTATCTAGATTCAAATTTAAAACAATCTTGCTCATCTCAGTCTTAGCATTCTTACTAATTGCAGCATTGCCATTTGCAGCATTCTGGGCGATCCAAGGTAGTACCTTTACGGAATCCAAGGGTTCCTTTGTTGAAAGAGTACAAGGTCTTAATGAGTTATCAACTGCGCAAGCGTATACGAAAGTAATTATAGAACGACAAGATAATGCAGTATTTGGAAAAGAGATTGGACTAGACTTACCAGGAACCAAAAGGCAGCTTTTAGTCGTAGTTCCAGGATCCGTGAAGGCAGGGGTTAATTTTTCAGAGGTAACCGAATCAGATATTAAGGTTAATGAAGAAAACAAGACTGCTGTTTTAACATTGCCTAAACCAGAATTTTTAGGAGGACCTGAAATACTGTTTGACCAAGTAGAGGTATTTTCGTATGAAGGATTATTTCGTGAAAAGGCAGACATAGAAGAAGCCTATGAACTAG harbors:
- a CDS encoding DUF4230 domain-containing protein; this encodes MKQDDKIREMEKLLKELKAQNEESAATIVEDSPRRGGLNLWRMPLFLSRFKFKTILLISVLAFLLIAALPFAAFWAIQGSTFTESKGSFVERVQGLNELSTAQAYTKVIIERQDNAVFGKEIGLDLPGTKRQLLVVVPGSVKAGVNFSEVTESDIKVNEENKTAVLTLPKPEFLGGPEILFDQVEVFSYEGLFREKADIEEAYELAATAKEMMIEESTGQGILELAEENAVKSVQEMFQLIEYDVQVEFKE